Proteins encoded within one genomic window of Alteribacter populi:
- a CDS encoding helix-turn-helix domain-containing protein, with protein MYEKGVTRTDLREYFSKSTVAKFKNNQDVMLSTVVRLCRELEVPIEKVVRIEYRD; from the coding sequence ATGTACGAAAAGGGAGTCACCCGCACCGACCTACGCGAATACTTCAGTAAGTCAACCGTTGCGAAGTTTAAGAACAACCAGGACGTAATGCTTTCGACTGTCGTGCGATTATGTAGGGAGCTCGAAGTCCCGATCGAAAAGGTTGTCCGAATTGAATATCGCGACTGA
- a CDS encoding single-stranded DNA-binding protein → MGLRDQLKKREERREKAANGGINGGLPEGVTRYVRLSTELKGEGKPFVILRDPDLWYFYYVHEAGDFATRQTYIKKHTCLNSPRKAPETIEEAEEMFAKFEKPNPNVCISDKAKAKRGLYFMVPVFDPEYNEWRVLDFKEFHVSNLINDMDKTEKAARKFDKSYTMIGDVVVIRKSADGKSYTIESSDMEDDKAAKVKDDAAKVDQSEIDYEELANFREESDIIAILHEAHDDHVDKSVLPAVESAQPQDEATPIPSDADAPPEDDF, encoded by the coding sequence ATGGGACTACGCGATCAACTTAAGAAACGTGAGGAACGACGCGAGAAGGCAGCAAACGGAGGAATCAACGGAGGACTACCGGAAGGCGTAACGAGATATGTACGATTAAGCACCGAACTTAAAGGAGAAGGCAAGCCGTTTGTTATCTTGCGCGACCCGGATTTATGGTACTTCTATTACGTACACGAGGCGGGAGATTTTGCGACAAGACAAACGTATATTAAGAAGCACACTTGCTTGAATTCACCGCGAAAGGCGCCTGAAACAATCGAGGAAGCCGAGGAAATGTTCGCGAAGTTCGAAAAGCCGAACCCGAACGTTTGTATTTCGGACAAAGCGAAAGCCAAGCGCGGACTATATTTCATGGTGCCGGTGTTTGACCCGGAATACAACGAGTGGAGAGTGCTCGATTTTAAAGAGTTCCACGTTAGCAACCTCATTAACGACATGGATAAAACGGAAAAAGCTGCGCGAAAGTTCGATAAATCTTATACGATGATTGGCGACGTAGTTGTTATACGCAAATCTGCGGACGGTAAATCGTACACAATCGAGTCGTCCGACATGGAAGACGACAAGGCGGCGAAGGTGAAAGACGACGCAGCGAAAGTCGATCAATCCGAAATCGATTACGAAGAACTCGCTAACTTCCGCGAGGAGTCCGATATCATTGCGATTCTACACGAAGCGCACGACGACCACGTAGACAAGTCCGTACTGCCTGCGGTAGAGTCCGCGCAACCACAGGACGAAGCCACGCCAATCCCGAGCGACGCCGATGCACCGCCCGAAGACGATTTCTAA
- a CDS encoding class I SAM-dependent methyltransferase, producing MNLDKVLDACCGSRMFWFDKQNEDVIFMDKRELETELCDGRKLVVKPDVIADFRNMPFDDESFYLVVFDPLHLLKAGDESWLAKKYGKLDDNWREDIAQGFDECMRVLKTNGTLIFKWNEDQIPLREVLKCFGQRPLIGNKRSKTHWLVFMK from the coding sequence ATGAATTTGGACAAAGTATTGGACGCTTGTTGCGGTAGCAGAATGTTTTGGTTTGATAAACAAAACGAAGATGTAATTTTTATGGATAAACGTGAATTAGAAACAGAGTTATGTGACGGTCGAAAGTTAGTAGTCAAACCTGATGTTATTGCAGATTTTCGAAACATGCCATTTGATGATGAAAGTTTTTATTTGGTTGTTTTCGATCCACTACACTTATTAAAAGCCGGTGATGAATCTTGGTTGGCCAAAAAATATGGGAAGCTTGACGATAATTGGCGAGAGGACATTGCACAAGGATTTGACGAATGTATGCGAGTTTTAAAAACGAACGGAACATTAATTTTCAAGTGGAATGAGGATCAGATACCTCTAAGAGAAGTCTTGAAATGCTTTGGACAAAGGCCGTTAATCGGCAATAAACGTAGTAAAACACATTGGTTAGTATTTATGAAATAG
- a CDS encoding DNA polymerase — translation MAQLNLTNLRGDLVASADRRQAVKQASARKSAAKESMDEAWARIFASKLTDADRGKLAEVKRAMSEGSIGRSPSDTHTKKGTPKRFSKAEAIRLYAVLQERNKADRLRKMVEDTPENYELITTDDALSRFVAELQNEEIIAIDTETTGVDVYSDDIVGISVTLPDSDRHVYIPVEPTKDDHAMNRAAVLDALRPALEDAMIGKVLFNAIFDRNILRSHGVEFRGIAWDAMTAMHLLNENEPSYKLKDLAPKYLGVESDTYDELFGKNAQFAEVPLDVALVYAAKDTQLTWELYRFQERHLRKFPEMYEYYTTVEVPLLDVIADLESNGYILDLDFAKEYGERLRKEAAELHEYLVDKLAKYHEGDEPINVNSPHQMRPALSKAIGKELPNLDANRTLKPLRKQHEIIDRLLEYKRVTKLSGTYIEALPKKQNRTTKRWHSRFNPMGTVTGRFSSGKDEEDKTGSGFNVQNQPEDVRPMFVPPPDKVLIGADFKAQEIRCTAYLSGEPVLIDAFNTGRDPYAMMASQFYKRPYEEVNKLPDGSDTKERKQMKVVWLATLYGMSDFALGDMLGIAKKDATAFKDEVFGSMPKLNAWLESNKTFVQKNGFVWADKKYRKRRLKDAQLKREFIPYGKYNDPKFEPQRLNNSRINRALRQATNARVQGTSSIQTKVTMIEADRMCHEKGNGWHLWGTVHDEILWEAPADFTRADIADIERVMTESYRFGDVPNGTDIEVARRWGHGMTVDEWFKQNEKGAI, via the coding sequence ATGGCGCAACTAAACTTAACGAACTTACGCGGTGACCTCGTCGCCAGCGCCGACCGTCGGCAAGCGGTCAAGCAGGCGAGCGCCCGTAAATCAGCGGCTAAGGAATCGATGGACGAGGCGTGGGCGCGGATATTCGCTAGTAAATTAACGGACGCCGACCGTGGCAAGTTGGCGGAAGTCAAGCGTGCGATGTCGGAGGGCTCGATAGGTAGGAGCCCCTCGGACACGCACACGAAAAAAGGTACGCCGAAACGGTTCAGCAAGGCGGAGGCGATCCGCTTGTATGCCGTGCTGCAGGAACGGAACAAGGCGGACCGACTGCGCAAAATGGTCGAGGATACACCGGAGAATTACGAACTCATTACGACAGATGACGCATTATCGCGGTTCGTGGCGGAACTGCAGAACGAAGAAATTATCGCAATCGATACGGAGACGACTGGGGTGGACGTGTATTCCGACGATATTGTCGGGATATCCGTCACGCTGCCGGACTCCGACAGGCACGTATATATTCCGGTGGAACCTACGAAGGATGACCACGCAATGAACAGGGCGGCGGTACTGGACGCGCTTCGGCCGGCATTAGAGGACGCAATGATCGGCAAGGTACTGTTTAACGCGATATTCGACCGGAACATTCTCCGCAGTCATGGCGTAGAGTTTCGCGGAATCGCATGGGACGCAATGACCGCGATGCACCTGCTGAACGAAAACGAGCCGTCGTATAAGCTGAAGGACTTAGCGCCGAAATACCTCGGAGTCGAGTCGGACACCTACGACGAATTGTTCGGCAAGAACGCACAGTTTGCGGAAGTACCTCTCGACGTGGCGCTCGTATATGCCGCGAAGGATACGCAGCTAACGTGGGAGCTATACCGGTTCCAGGAACGTCACCTTCGCAAGTTTCCGGAAATGTACGAATATTACACGACGGTAGAGGTTCCGCTGCTCGACGTAATTGCGGACCTCGAATCTAACGGATATATTCTCGACTTGGATTTCGCGAAGGAATACGGCGAACGCCTGCGGAAAGAGGCTGCGGAACTACACGAATACCTCGTCGATAAACTAGCGAAGTATCACGAAGGAGACGAACCGATCAACGTAAATTCTCCGCATCAGATGCGCCCGGCATTATCGAAAGCTATCGGAAAGGAACTGCCGAACCTGGACGCCAATCGCACGCTTAAACCTTTGCGCAAACAGCACGAAATTATCGACAGGCTGCTCGAATATAAGCGCGTGACGAAACTGTCCGGCACGTATATCGAAGCCCTGCCGAAAAAGCAGAATCGGACGACGAAACGCTGGCACTCGCGGTTCAATCCGATGGGAACGGTAACAGGCAGATTCAGTTCCGGTAAGGACGAAGAGGACAAGACGGGCAGCGGATTTAACGTGCAGAATCAGCCCGAAGACGTGCGTCCGATGTTCGTGCCTCCGCCGGACAAAGTGCTGATCGGCGCGGACTTTAAGGCGCAGGAAATCCGGTGTACGGCGTACCTTTCCGGCGAGCCCGTGCTGATTGACGCGTTCAATACCGGCCGAGATCCCTACGCGATGATGGCGTCGCAATTCTACAAGCGGCCGTACGAGGAAGTAAACAAGCTGCCGGACGGGTCCGATACGAAGGAACGAAAGCAGATGAAAGTCGTCTGGCTTGCGACCCTGTACGGAATGTCCGACTTTGCGCTCGGCGACATGCTCGGTATCGCGAAAAAGGATGCGACCGCCTTTAAGGACGAGGTATTCGGAAGCATGCCGAAACTGAACGCGTGGCTCGAGTCGAATAAGACGTTCGTGCAGAAAAACGGCTTCGTATGGGCCGATAAGAAATACCGCAAGCGCCGGCTGAAGGACGCGCAGCTTAAACGCGAATTTATTCCGTACGGAAAATATAACGACCCGAAATTCGAACCGCAGCGGCTCAATAACTCGCGAATCAACCGGGCACTACGTCAGGCGACGAACGCCCGCGTACAAGGCACGTCGTCAATACAGACGAAGGTAACGATGATCGAAGCCGACCGTATGTGTCACGAAAAAGGTAACGGCTGGCATCTGTGGGGCACCGTCCACGACGAAATTCTGTGGGAGGCGCCGGCAGACTTTACCCGCGCAGATATTGCGGACATTGAACGCGTAATGACGGAATCGTACCGGTTTGGCGATGTGCCGAACGGAACCGATATCGAGGTTGCGCGCAGATGGGGGCACGGAATGACGGTCGACGAATGGTTTAAACAAAACGAAAAGGGAGCGATTTAA
- a CDS encoding toprim domain-containing protein — protein MPYVNLFDNRHNLRVGVDIRGELEQYDWGHRATWSNTKLIAESPFRYDTRPSFYVYLEDTETAPAGSWGDSGGVDDEFSKGGFVKLLAFLRNEDEESTAEYLVEQYGGVDQDDYGYDESVTIDLSGLTDKPKRPPLDPAMLEQYAYRHPYLERRGISEKVQRIMRVVYDRDRQAIVLPWYHADGRLATVLYRKTEGKAFWYEKGGVPLRELVYGLNVVYKYRRNTAVLTEAPIDALSCMTAGYAGLATGGASISRKQAELIAKSPVARLIIAGDNDRAGAEFTRKVMAAFGDYSGYIEVVSVDWTQFSEYKDVNDVLRTRGAEGCRRLFENIPKNFGIGVAIANIM, from the coding sequence TTGCCGTATGTAAATCTTTTCGACAACCGACATAATCTTCGGGTGGGCGTCGACATTCGAGGCGAACTCGAGCAGTACGATTGGGGACACCGCGCGACATGGAGTAATACGAAGTTGATAGCGGAATCCCCGTTTCGATATGATACCCGGCCGTCGTTTTATGTATACCTCGAGGACACCGAAACAGCGCCGGCGGGCAGTTGGGGCGACTCGGGCGGAGTGGATGACGAGTTTTCGAAAGGTGGCTTCGTTAAGCTGCTCGCATTTTTACGCAATGAGGACGAGGAGTCGACCGCGGAATACCTCGTCGAGCAATACGGCGGTGTCGACCAGGACGATTACGGCTACGACGAGTCAGTTACGATTGACCTAAGCGGGCTAACGGACAAACCGAAGCGCCCACCGCTTGACCCGGCGATGCTCGAGCAGTACGCGTATCGACATCCGTATCTCGAACGGCGGGGCATCTCAGAAAAGGTACAACGTATCATGCGCGTTGTATACGATCGCGATAGGCAGGCGATTGTGTTGCCGTGGTATCATGCGGACGGACGGCTGGCAACCGTTCTTTACCGCAAAACAGAAGGCAAAGCGTTTTGGTACGAAAAAGGTGGCGTCCCCTTGCGTGAGTTAGTTTACGGACTCAACGTAGTGTATAAATACCGTCGTAATACAGCGGTACTAACCGAGGCACCCATCGACGCGTTATCGTGCATGACGGCAGGGTACGCGGGACTGGCAACGGGTGGGGCGAGCATCAGCCGCAAGCAGGCGGAGCTCATCGCAAAGTCGCCGGTGGCACGGTTGATTATTGCGGGAGATAACGATAGGGCGGGCGCTGAGTTTACGCGTAAGGTGATGGCAGCTTTCGGAGATTACTCGGGATATATCGAAGTCGTTTCGGTGGATTGGACGCAATTTTCCGAATACAAAGACGTGAACGACGTGTTGCGGACGCGCGGTGCGGAGGGATGTCGGAGACTTTTTGAAAATATTCCGAAAAATTTCGGAATAGGGGTTGCTATCGCGAACATAATGTAA
- a CDS encoding helix-turn-helix domain-containing protein codes for MRYDRGKCLLKLVLRRKGMSQAELSRRTGINYSQLNGYANDRNEMKVSEAKSIMSELDCDLDDLYEFPPK; via the coding sequence ATGCGATATGACCGCGGAAAATGCCTGCTGAAACTCGTGCTGCGCCGAAAGGGCATGTCCCAGGCGGAACTTTCGCGCCGGACCGGTATCAATTACAGCCAGCTTAACGGCTATGCTAACGACCGGAACGAGATGAAAGTTTCCGAAGCGAAGTCGATCATGTCCGAACTGGACTGCGACCTCGACGACTTGTACGAGTTTCCACCGAAGTAG
- a CDS encoding YopX family protein: MREIKFRGWDEVGKKMYYNMKSLHGTLMQYTGLKDINEKDIYEGDIVRYVNDSHVKRTGIVVFKNASFAIENPTITSYRLIDYSIEIIGNIYEE; encoded by the coding sequence ATGAGAGAAATTAAATTTAGGGGATGGGACGAAGTAGGAAAGAAAATGTATTACAACATGAAAAGCCTTCATGGTACATTGATGCAATACACAGGCTTAAAGGATATAAACGAGAAAGATATTTATGAGGGTGATATTGTTAGATACGTTAATGACTCACATGTGAAAAGAACAGGCATAGTTGTTTTTAAAAACGCTTCGTTCGCCATTGAAAATCCAACAATCACTTCTTATAGATTGATTGATTATTCAATTGAGATTATCGGAAACATATATGAGGAATAA
- a CDS encoding AimR family lysis-lysogeny pheromone receptor has translation MQKVAEFVIEKMEQRGIKQSDLQKELGISKSVISKFLRGDANTDIQTVLKIVRYVCPRDEKLIMRLYCLATEKLKSVTRSFEYCAFNGHFDVLRELIEKHEGDKKLAEWCSVYRVVLRRSRLVDYTELVKVIKDTFTKSDVLRVLLLILEVGCLYKKKQYGVMFLYSAELDEKVNAIEDDFIRNCYKARVAIHNANAELFANNNPEGARKVAEEGLTLELPYVYRGSLTETIGLSYIIDDFDKFTLYLNRAKDAYRKGGHTDDVTEINRTTESFAYNLHRKKYKSEMSSEEEAHALIVSGDIEEGKKRVEAIEAASGETAYTHLYLGMAENNVERLVESMRKFRASGDNFFAQIPYRMLLERGVPDFFLRA, from the coding sequence TTGCAAAAAGTCGCGGAATTTGTTATTGAAAAGATGGAACAGAGGGGCATTAAGCAGTCGGACCTACAGAAGGAGCTCGGGATCAGCAAGTCGGTTATTTCGAAGTTTCTACGCGGAGATGCTAATACGGATATTCAGACGGTACTTAAAATTGTACGGTACGTTTGTCCGCGCGATGAAAAGTTAATCATGCGTCTTTACTGCCTCGCGACTGAAAAGCTAAAGTCCGTAACGCGCTCCTTCGAGTATTGCGCATTCAACGGCCACTTCGACGTGTTACGCGAACTAATCGAAAAGCACGAAGGCGATAAGAAACTAGCGGAATGGTGCAGCGTTTATCGGGTAGTTCTTCGCCGAAGCAGACTCGTAGATTACACGGAGCTTGTAAAAGTAATTAAGGACACATTCACCAAGTCGGATGTTCTCCGCGTACTCCTTCTGATTCTGGAAGTCGGTTGTCTTTATAAGAAGAAGCAATACGGCGTGATGTTCTTGTATTCGGCCGAACTGGACGAGAAGGTAAACGCAATCGAGGACGACTTTATCCGCAATTGCTACAAAGCCCGTGTCGCGATTCACAACGCAAACGCGGAACTGTTCGCAAATAACAACCCGGAAGGTGCCCGCAAAGTGGCCGAGGAAGGGTTGACGCTGGAACTTCCGTACGTTTACCGCGGTTCACTTACGGAGACGATCGGCCTATCTTACATTATCGATGACTTCGACAAGTTTACTCTATATCTTAATCGAGCAAAAGACGCCTACCGTAAAGGCGGGCATACGGACGATGTAACCGAAATAAACCGGACGACCGAATCATTCGCGTATAATCTTCACAGAAAAAAATATAAATCGGAAATGTCGTCGGAGGAAGAGGCGCACGCGTTAATCGTAAGCGGCGATATTGAAGAAGGCAAAAAGAGAGTCGAAGCAATCGAAGCTGCATCGGGCGAGACAGCATACACACACCTATACCTCGGTATGGCGGAAAACAACGTCGAGAGGTTGGTCGAGTCAATGCGGAAATTCCGAGCAAGCGGAGACAACTTCTTTGCGCAGATTCCGTACCGCATGCTATTAGAAAGAGGCGTGCCAGACTTCTTCCTCCGCGCATAA
- a CDS encoding DNA helicase, translated as MITITNGNSAYGEMLLSRVVDDNNIRALKQYGIDEQHFATQTEREAYRFIIDYADENGQQTPSYAAVTDAVPDFMYLDDITDRYEYLAKKLKQNYAINEYKRKFSGTPEQIAKQKPSEFAEVFSRNDPEEIGKYLRNLADDITMRTSVRNNPGKTFAEIKESVRNEFDKRRDGKSFTVWKTPFPTFNEIIGGLYSGDIYGIMAESGRGKTYLLEMFIDELLRQGANVAIKSYEVKEYDWIARLISIISAREGLFNFSEVSEEQRTEFEGRFGIPVRAILSGKMESHIRENFEGILDNLDNYYEGNVFLQAKGGKDLTRTLDGLERELEGGGIDVVVLDPFYGLTDVYGKNANKTSGGAAEQAATRFEQIIGDHNVVGMYTVQATVEKKSKDEEGDRELNPPTRDQVKTSKRLLDIATVLLSFDSVKAPDEVGGQAVINIEKGRNGGEDLEIELISILDYGILKEMDTGEKAMAQFDF; from the coding sequence GTGATTACGATAACTAACGGAAATAGCGCATATGGCGAGATGCTCTTATCACGAGTAGTAGACGATAACAATATCCGCGCACTCAAGCAATACGGAATCGACGAGCAGCACTTCGCCACTCAAACGGAACGCGAAGCCTATCGTTTTATCATCGACTACGCGGATGAAAACGGGCAACAAACGCCAAGTTACGCGGCAGTGACCGACGCGGTGCCGGACTTTATGTACCTCGACGACATCACGGATCGATACGAATATCTCGCAAAAAAACTTAAGCAAAACTACGCCATTAACGAATATAAGCGTAAGTTCTCCGGCACCCCCGAACAGATCGCGAAGCAGAAGCCAAGCGAGTTTGCCGAGGTATTTTCGCGAAATGATCCCGAAGAAATTGGAAAATACTTGCGGAATTTGGCTGATGATATTACAATGAGAACAAGCGTTCGTAACAATCCAGGCAAAACGTTCGCCGAAATAAAAGAATCCGTACGAAACGAATTTGATAAACGGCGTGATGGAAAATCATTTACCGTGTGGAAAACGCCCTTCCCGACATTCAACGAGATTATCGGCGGACTCTACAGTGGAGATATCTACGGAATTATGGCGGAGTCGGGTCGGGGTAAAACGTACCTGCTCGAAATGTTTATCGACGAGCTTTTACGTCAAGGCGCAAACGTGGCGATTAAGTCATACGAGGTTAAAGAGTACGACTGGATTGCGCGGCTAATCTCGATCATATCGGCGAGGGAAGGGCTATTCAATTTTTCGGAAGTGTCGGAAGAACAACGAACAGAATTCGAAGGTCGCTTCGGAATTCCTGTTCGCGCTATTCTCTCCGGGAAGATGGAAAGCCACATCCGAGAAAATTTCGAAGGAATACTCGATAATCTCGACAATTATTACGAAGGAAACGTGTTCCTCCAGGCTAAAGGCGGTAAGGATTTAACGAGAACTCTCGATGGGTTAGAACGCGAGTTGGAAGGCGGGGGCATTGACGTCGTAGTGCTCGACCCATTCTATGGACTGACCGACGTATACGGAAAGAACGCGAACAAGACTTCCGGCGGTGCTGCGGAACAAGCTGCGACCAGGTTCGAGCAGATTATCGGAGATCATAACGTCGTCGGAATGTACACCGTGCAGGCTACTGTCGAAAAGAAGTCGAAGGACGAGGAGGGCGATCGGGAACTAAATCCGCCTACTCGCGACCAAGTGAAGACGTCGAAAAGGCTCCTCGATATTGCGACCGTGCTCCTATCGTTCGATTCCGTGAAGGCTCCGGATGAGGTCGGAGGTCAGGCGGTTATTAATATAGAAAAGGGTCGGAATGGAGGCGAGGATTTAGAAATCGAGTTAATATCGATATTAGATTACGGGATTTTAAAGGAAATGGATACCGGCGAAAAGGCGATGGCACAGTTTGATTTTTAG
- a CDS encoding thioredoxin family protein has translation MSVKLTKVSSQTCVPCRVLDAQLAGIEDDVPGIIYEKLTVEDDPDRVTTLGVMSVPTLIIEKDGRETWRHTGFMPKEAVIGRLIRE, from the coding sequence ATGTCCGTAAAACTAACGAAAGTCTCATCGCAAACTTGCGTACCCTGCCGAGTGCTCGATGCGCAACTAGCCGGCATCGAGGACGACGTGCCTGGCATAATTTACGAAAAACTCACAGTGGAGGACGATCCCGACCGCGTAACGACGCTCGGAGTGATGAGCGTGCCGACGTTGATTATCGAAAAGGACGGTAGGGAAACGTGGCGCCATACCGGATTCATGCCGAAAGAAGCGGTGATTGGTCGGTTAATTCGAGAATAG